The Triticum urartu cultivar G1812 chromosome 5, Tu2.1, whole genome shotgun sequence genome contains the following window.
ttccacctcttgccttgcatgaatgggctgtgtgggcctctaagatttattaggaatttctgaaactgctattgggctaggcccaaaatagacaaaattccagcacAAGAGGAGTAGGAAGAGGATGAAGCATCACAGCGAAATCAGGAAGAATAGCGACAGCGATGGCCCCTCAGACTCTAGTGACATTAGGGATTTGAGCTCGCATGCGTGGAGGAGTCGATCAAGAAGCAGTGAGGAGGATCTCTCATTGCACACGCGGAGGAAGGGTCGCCGTGGTCATGATTCATGATGCAGCTGTAATATCTGATCATTTGGTCGCTAGACTGACAAGTTTGGTTTTTAGACGATCAAATGTGGTGTAGATGCCAGTAGCTCATGCAGTGGTCCTTGCGAGCCTTGCTTTCTAAACCTCTTCTTTTCTTCTCCTCTTGGCCGATGCGGTTCTTTTTCCGGATAGAGATTTCTTGCAAAGCAAAAGGCTTGTACTAATTTTGGTAATTTAGAGTTGTTTACATCTCACCCTCGGTTACGCCATGGAATTCCACTGACTTTATGCTAAAGAGAATCTCCAACGCATTCTCTAAACTTATAAAACTCCCAATAATTCTGGGTATTGGTACACTTCAACTAGTACATTCTTTAAACTCAATCCCAGTAATTTTTCCTCTGCCATTTCTTCCATATTTTGCATACATATACCTCAGTTTCAAAATTATATTTATTCCATTGAGCCTCGCACTTTATTCAAAGCACTTTTTTTTTGTGAGCAACCCTAGCCACGCACTTCGGCCTGGTAGCTACTTTTTTTTAGGGCTGGCCTGGTAGCTACTAGGCGGGCTGCGTGGGTCTGAGCTACTGTGTTCGCTAGGCCTTTGGGATCCCACAGCCCGATTTCTGTATGTCTCGTGGTATACAGACGCCGCCCATATATTCTCCAAAAAAAAAACGCCGCCCTTCTGGGGACAAGCCTTGGTGATCGAGGAGAAGGGTGGAGATGCAGATCGGCGCCGGCGGCGACTGCGCTGGTACGTACTGTACGTGCCTTCTATCTCTTCGATTCCTCTGTAGGTACGTCTGAGAGAGAGGACGAGGTTCGGCCGGCTAGTCCTCAAGCCCGATTTCATTCTGGAATCCGAATTCGGTGCAGATCTACCTACCGATTTGAGTCTCTGGCCGATTCCTGTGCAGATAGATCCACAGGCCGACTCGGAGCGTGGGTGTTGTCTTCCGCCGGAGCATATACACACATAAATATGGGTGTGGAGATCGCCTGAGCTTCTACCGGATCACGTCGATTCCGCTGGACGACGCCATTTGCCGATGCACAGCATGATGAACAGCTCGATGAAGGTCACCGATGTCAACATGGAAACAGAGGTGCCTGAGCTTCTTCTTGTACCAAATCATGTCGATTCCAACGGACGCCATTTGCCAAACCACAGCCCGATGAAGATCACCGATGTGGATATGAAAATAGAGGCGCTAACAAATTACATCAACCTCAGACGAGTAGGAGGAGAGGGGGGCAGTATGAATGTGGGGAacaagaagaccaagaagaagatTTTCCGTGTGCCCCAGGACGAGCTGGATGAGATTCTTTTGTACCAAGCGGCGCCGGCGCCCGCTTGGCAGAGTGCGGCCAAACGCTATCCTTGGGTCGTCGCCGAGATGGAGAAGATCAAGGTAGGCTTTCTCGCCGGGCAGGACAAGATGAGGCGGCAGTACGAGGCCCTGGGCTACGCCACGTTTGAAGCGGAGGTCACCGATGATGAGCAggaggaagacgcggcagtgaCGACTCCTTATCAGGACAAGGATGAAACATTGACGACATCTTTTCATGAGCGGAACGATGATGCAGCAGTGACAACTCCTTACAAGGAGAACTTGGAGAAGGATGAAACATCAGCGGCATCTTTTCATGAGAAGAATGACGATGCACAAGCAGCAGCAGTGACGACTCCTTACAAGGAGAAGGATGAAACATCAGCGGCATCTTTTCATGAGGAGAATGACGGTGCAGCAGCGACAACTTCTCCTTGGATCACTCCACGAGGAAGAGGCCGAAGAAGATTTCGCCCGGGAGTCGTCAAGCAAGCATGCGGTGTTAAAAAGATAACTTAGGAGTTGTTTCGTTAGGTTTAACTTTGACTTTTCAAGTTTGATTTGTAAGTCAAAAAAATATCTATTTATGTGTTTTGGTTGTGGCTCATATTCAACAATATTCAGTCATAAGCCATaagccaaagccaaagccaaaaaCACGTTGTTTTTCTAACTTACAAGGTAAACTCTAAAGTGAGAATTAAGCCTTACTAAGCATCACAGTAGACGTAGTTGTTGTTTTCGGTGTGTTTAGCTTTTGTTGTTGTAGTAGTTGGTTGCAGTTTTTGATAATGTACCATGTCATGTTTTTAATATCATTTTTTTTGGTTAAAGCTATATCTGATAATTTATTTGGTGGACTTGATTATAAGCATCCAGTGAAAACTAACTTTTGGTGAAAATCTGAAAAGTTTGTTCTATTTATTTTAGTTGGTTGATAAAAACTTTGTTCTTGGAACATCAGATCGCTTACGGAGGCATTAGATGGCAGGTGGGTTGGCAAGCAGATCCGCTTAAACAAAATTTGCAGAAACCCCCTCAAATCGCATCGCATTATGTTCCTGAAATCTCTCAGCAGCAGCTCCCGCGTTTGTATTCTAACAAAAAAAAGGTGCCATCGTAGCCCTACGCAGAGGCGAGGCAAACTGCGATGCACGAACCACATGACACATGTGGTAAGCAATCCAAACAATTCAAAAAAACTGTGATGCACGACCCTTGGATAAGCCCTCTGCCCTGTTCGGCTCTTCCAATCCCTCACTACGCGCTTATGTGTTGCTGTTCCAAGTTTCAGTTACACAATTTCCGAAACAAAGCTTCAGGTTATTTCGTCTGTTAAAGGTGAGAAGATTATACTGTCTATTTGCTCAACAAAGTTTGAGCCGAATCAATAATGGAAGTATTAATTCCAGCAAGCTGCACGGAGCCAAATAACAACAAAAGGAAAAATTAAACTTCACGTTCGTTTACCTGGGGCTGTGGGGCACATCATCATTGCTCGTTAGCCTCAGGATACAAGAAAGATTTGGTGACCAACTATCTTCACACGCGGAGATAATTGTTTGCTTTGTCAAACTGAAACTGTTAAAGAACTCCAGTAAGCCAAGGCCTTAAGAAACCATTTATTTTATCTGAATCATGTCTCTGAAAGATGAAGGATTAGCTTCTTCTTCTTGTCTTCTTATTTTGCTCCACGTATCATGTTGTTTTGTCAAAGAGAAGACGTGAAAAAAAAATCCAACAGAACGCACTGTAACCATCAGTATTTTTTTTTGCGAGAAATTTTTTCCAGCAGAAGGCACTGTAACCATCAGTTTTAAGAAGGAAAAGGAGCCATACAAGTTCACACGCTTTATCGCGTACATATTCTCAGATTTCTTCACAAAAATTGATAAAGCACTACGGGTGACAAGGTTTCACAGCATCAAACATCCATGGATTATACGACGACTGAACCAGATTCTTTAGTACTACTGAATAACTGAGGAACAAAGTGGGGAGGGAAGGAGAGAGGAGATGCTACAAAATCAAGCATTGAAGGAGCAGCAGGTCAATCTGCGCACGAACTCGCATAATTGCATGGGCCAGCACCGCCGTTCACTGGCGGCAGCCTCTTCCCCGCGGTGCTGGGAGAATCTCCTCTCTCCGTCACAGCCATTGAGTCAATTCTGGAAGAGCATAGGCAATGCTATTTGTTCTTTAACCCAAAATCAACTGCACAGTACCAAGACTATTTTTGATTGAGCTCCGCGTGTTATCAGTTTGCCACCTGAACCTGCAAACGTTTGATGCTCGGACCATTTCGTGTGGTAAGAAATCACATGCTGGTCTTCCCACAAGCAAAAAAAGCTTAAGTTTTACCCTCCCCCACAATTATCATGTCCCCAAAAAACTCACACCCTGGTCCCCAACAAAAAACGCCTCACCCCCTCCGTGAACCCCACTTTACCCCATCAAACACCCTACGGCCCCCCACACATATACCTGATTCACAGCAAAAAAACACGCAAAATAACATCTCCATGTGTTACGATTAGGCAAACACGCCATGATGGCCTTAGGGGGGAGGAGTTCCTGTCCTGAAAGATAACATCCCAGGCGAAAAGCTAATCAAGCCAAAATGACCTGCAAATTCTTTGTTGCACACGAACTCTGGAACCTCTCTTGTGCGTTGACGATCAGGTAACAAAACACAAAATCAGGTAGAAAAGGGCCCCCGACTCTCTGTTATTCATACACGATATAGTTGCAAACTTCCCTGTACCACGTGCATGCAACTTACTTTCAGTTTCTTAGATCTTTGCCCTCCCTGAAAAACCCGATTGTTTGCTGAACTTGCTTCATCATGCGCTTGCTTTGGATTGTTTATGGCCTTGCACCTGGCCTCTGCAAAAAAAAAGGCAGAAAAGGAAGTTAGTTGCTCAGAAAAAACACATATACAAGTGGTTGGCTCCTTGTTGTTTTGTCCCAAGTGTTTGCAAGTTTTAAAAGTAGTTGCAGAGAATTTAAAATCTTAGTTTGCCACCTGAACCTACAAACATTAGATAGAATATCATTATGCACGAGAAGAACAGTAGACTGAAAAATGCATAAGAACAGTAGACTGAAGAATGCAAACATTGGACACAAAAATATGACCTACTGGATTTGTATCTGCCAGTTATACTATTGCAAACTGTTGCATGTACATAACACGCAGGCTTTCGGCCACAGGCATCTCCTCTGCACAATCCTACAGTCTTTTAAAAGCCTCTTTGGTTGAAGTCATAGGAAATGAGATGGCATGCATCTCAAGTCCTATAGGAGAAGACATTTCAGGTTCATAGGGTAGGATTTTTTCCAATAGGTCTGAGCTAAAAATATTTACCTTTGAAATGTgaaggataggaaccaatcctacaTAGGAATGGGAATCCATTCCTGCAAATCAAAGGGCTCAAAAGGAAATTTCCTATAGGAATCCTATCCTATAGAATTCTTACAAAATTCCTGTAAACCAAAGGAGGCTTAAAAGTAGGCAGTGGCATGTACCACGGGCTACCAAGCTAGTACGGCCAGCAAAACACTCATCAACAATCAGTGCAATCTAAGCACACGAAACAAGCTAGCTAGAGCTCCTGATCATGCATGGAAGCATGATCAGATCCATTATTTTTTTATCTAGGCACATGGATCAAGCTAGCAACTGGCTTGATGAAGCAGAGAAAGCTCATCCTGATATTTTCAATAATCCTCTCCAAGTGTTTGAAAATGGTCATTTGACTGGctcacatgtgctagatcctgaCATTCATGATATGCATTTCTGCAGTCATAAAAAAACACATCCCGTACTTTCCACACCTCGTTCATGATGTCATGCACCTCAAAAGTCAGGCTAGTTATTTCTGCGAAGTCAACAAGCTAATTGTTCATTGTTATGACTTCTTTTAAAAGGGCAATCTAAGAAAAATAACTGTAAGCTTTGAACGGTCACGTAATATCAGGAAACCCTGATAGAGAAACTGGTAACCAAAGACACAAACAACTATGCACTTGGCTAtgtatgtactccctccgttccaaaatagatgacccaactttgtaaTAACTTTAGTCTAAAGTTAttacaaagttgggtcatctattttggaatggagggagtactatgtagcAACCAAGATTACGTATCTAGATACAGAGTTAAGAGCCAAAAAACCTTAAGCACCACTGCACCAAGCTGCCTTAAGATCCCACTCGTCGTCCTCATCCATCGAGTGCTCGTCAGCTTCCGTTTCACCATCAATCAGCTCCAAAGCCAATGAATCCAGCAGTGCCAGATTTCTCCTTTCCATAACCATCTGAAAATATAAAAGCGTCACACAAGCTATCCCAGCCAGAAGTTTCTTTGAATGCAATACAAAGATATAGTATCACTCACGGGGTTATAGATAGAAGATGCCGTAGGCAGCGGACGGAGTGCTGGTGGAGGGTCGGTGGTCGTGAGCTCTGTGGCCGGCAGGAGACCATGAGCAGATAACCGGGGACCGAACTGCACGTACAAACACAATTTGGTTCTAATCACAAAACAGATAAAAAAACATATCAAGTCATTGGTTTAGACAGCAGATGGGCAGGTGGGTAGATCTGCGGAACCAGGATGCTGAGTGGTGgaagaaggccaaaaaaaaggTACTTCCATTGCTGCAGGCTGCAGCCACTATTTCTTCTACAGTATTAACATgtcttttttttttgcgagggAGTATTAACATGTCCTTGCTCTTTGTGTAATTGGATATTCCAGGCCGTGGCAGATTCCGAAAGAAAGAAATTCAAATCGAAGAGGATCTTAAGGTGATGCTCAAACACATCATGAGCGATGGAAGTGGTCATTGTTGTCCGGCAACAGGAGTGTTGCCACAACCAAGCACTAAAGCAACTGACACATAAATTTTGACCTTGGGGACAACAAAGATGATGGGATTGAAGTAGCTGATTCTCCTTTTAACCCAAAACGCAGGAGCCCAACAATGCTCATGGATGGAAATGCCAAAACCTCAAGACTCCGAAACTGGTGCAAGATCAGCTAACCAACTTGGCTGAGATTTCTCAGTCAAGTTTTAAGTCTTACACCAAGAAATAAGAAAAATCCTAGTCAGTGATGTGATGGATTTGGTGGTTCAATGTAGTTGAACATTTGATAGCGTTGAGCATTTCATTGCAACGAAATTGTTTTGTGAA
Protein-coding sequences here:
- the LOC125510842 gene encoding uncharacterized protein LOC125510842; this translates as MHSMMNSSMKVTDVNMETEVPELLLVPNHVDSNGRHLPNHSPMKITDVDMKIEALTNYINLRRVGGEGGSMNVGNKKTKKKIFRVPQDELDEILLYQAAPAPAWQSAAKRYPWVVAEMEKIKVGFLAGQDKMRRQYEALGYATFEAEVTDDEQEEDAAVTTPYQDKDETLTTSFHERNDDAAVTTPYKENLEKDETSAASFHEKNDDAQAAAVTTPYKEKDETSAASFHEENDGAAATTSPWITPRGRGRRRFRPGVVKQACGVKKIT